A DNA window from Setaria viridis chromosome 2, Setaria_viridis_v4.0, whole genome shotgun sequence contains the following coding sequences:
- the LOC117843948 gene encoding RINT1-like protein MAG2L produces the protein MSTPRPRPPPASLRGFLDAHFASPDDLAAAPALAELLRRECAELDASLRRLEAQLGAAAASWLARSAGARSGLHRIRSTGGAVGAEDEGAETVRKVGLPALVREIQRIDTIRLYAEATLQLEALVGNLEDVAFSIVRQASKLNLSSILRKSNETELKQAKLLNAVNAVRDIERELVRIRTSRPQWTSLIMAVDSRVDKTLAILRPQALTDYRALLAALGWPPPLSSPDTQNDKYSQIPNPLVLMNGENKEKYSQSFLALCALQHVQANREVRQCQLAAATPAWADSKCFDKTACLENGLWAIDELVHPVASRMEHHFAKWSEQPEFIFTLVYKITKDFMDGVDDILQPLIDHARLAGLSAKESWVTGMVKMLVGYLERQIFPALVTSNQDQSTVGKPEVESSWMHLNDLMISFDKRMQLLADSGIQKAASLSEGLSRSLSVFSIYGEHPDWLHIWATVELSSAQDKLKSEMEDETNWSCSDSQNDQLGHVENSMKFLLSTREDYKAPPLSEFVVKTALSMIERGRALPNRGMQIQYNRSSSVKFLNEFFLVLRDRCEALQLSNTALEDQSISKASCAINAARYCESVLREWDEDTAFLDMDPQGSLFAGETSFLVKLGTNYLEQILSAILLEFEDMSWEYVQNIGSWSGQTALDDQILDEENTGVSPGFLGSLDVLTDRTTKLKLYLNSKDFLDLWRSIAEGLDYFIYSSIRWGEVSFSDTGVIQLRVDTKALLHIFRPFCSRPEAFLPFLSESLRLLTMKKSDAQYLLEMLMNDTSSDNCLKHQGLHHVNARQAAKILRSRKFGG, from the exons ATGTCcaccccgcggccgcgccccccGCCGGCGAGCCTCCGCGGCTTCCTGGACGCGCACTTCGCCTCCCccgacgacctcgccgccgcgccggcgctcgCAGAGTTGCTGCGCCGCGAGTGCGCCGAGCTCGACGcctcgctccgccgcctcgaGGCGCAGCTTGGTGCCGCGGCCGCGTCCTGGCTCGCGCGCTCCGCGGGGGCCCGCTCCGGCCTCCACCGCATCCGGTCAACAG GCGGAGCCGTCGGCGCGGAGGATGAGGGGGCGGAGACGGTGCGGAAGGTCGGCCTGCCCGCGCTCGTGCGGGAGATCCAACGGATCGACACCATTCGCCTCTACGCGG AAGCTACTCTACAGTTGGAAGCTTTGGTTGGCAACCTGGAAGATGTGGCATTTTCCATCGTTAGACAGGCCTCAAAGTTGAACCTATCATCCATACTTCGAAAATCAAAT GAAACAGAATTGAAGCAAGCAAAGTTGCTCAACGCTGTCAATGCTGTGAGGGATATTGAGCGAGAATTGGTAAGGATCAGAACAAGTAGGCCACAGTGGACCAGCCTTATCATGGCAGTTGATTCTAGAGTGGACAAAACTCTAGCCATTTTGAGGCCTCAAGCACTCACGGATTATCGGGCCCTACTTGCAGCATTGGGTTGGCCACCTCCTTTGTCCTCACCAGACACACAGAATGATAAGTACTCCCAAATCCCAAATCCTCTAGTCCTGATGAATGGtgaaaataaagagaaataTTCTCAAAGCTTCCTAGCACTCTGTGCACTGCAGCATGTACAAGCAAACCGTGAAGTCCGTCAATGCCAATTAGCAGCAGCAACTCCTGCCTGGGCAGATTCAAAGTGCTTTGATAAAACTGCTTGCTTGGAAAATGGACTCTGGGCAATTGATGAATTAGTTCACCCTGTTGCTTCAAGGATGGAACATCATTTTGCGAAATGGTCTGAGCAGCCAGAGTTCATTTTTACCCTTGTTTACAAGATAACAAAGGATTTCATGGATGGGGTGGATGATATATTGCAACCTTTGATCGATCATGCAAGGTTAGCAGGCTTAAGTGCCAAAGAATCTTGGGTAACTGGAATGGTGAAAATGCTTGTAGGATACCTTGAGAGGCAAATTTTCCCAGCACTCGTCACCTCTAATCAGGATCAGTCTACTGTTGGCAAACCTGAAGTAGAGTCCTCTTGGATGCACTTAAATGACCTAATGATTTCTTTTGATAAAAGAATGCAGCTTCTGGCAGATTCAGGAATTCAGAAAGCCGCATCTCTTTCTGAAGGTCTGTCTAGGTCATTATCAGTCTTTTCAATATATGGTGAACACCCTGATTGGCTTCACATATGGGCTACTGTTGAGCTTAGTTCAGCACAGGATAAGCTGAAATCTGAAATGGAGGATGAGACAAATTGGTCATGTAGTGATAGTCAGAATGACCAGCTTGGTCATGTGGAAAATTCAATGAAGTTTCTTCTCTCTACAAGAGAAGACTACAAAGCTCCACCACTCTCTGAATTTGTTGTCAAAACTGCTTTGTCAATGATTGAAAGAGGCCGTGCTCTGCCAAATAGGGGAATGCAGATCCAGTATAACAGATCCTCTTCAGTCAAGTTCCTGAATGAATTTTTTCTTGTCTTGCGTGATCGATGTGAGGCATTGCAATTGTCAAATACGGCATTAGAAGATCAGTCTATATCAAAAGCTTCATGTGCAATTAATGCTGCACGTTACTGTGAAAGTGTGCTTCGGGAATGGGATGAAGATACTGCCTTCTTGGATATGGATCCTCAAGGGTCCCTGTTTGCAGGTGAAACCAGCTTTTTGGTTAAATTAGGGACCAATTATCTCGAACAGATACTGTCTGCCATTCTGCTTGAGTTTGAAGATATGTCATGGGAATATGTCCAGAACATTGGATCGTGGAGTGGGCAAACCGCCCTAGATGATCAGATCCTGGATGAAGAAAACACAGGAGTATCCCCTGGTTTTCTAGGTAGTCTAGATGTTCTGACAGACAGGACCACTAAGCTGAAGCTATATCTTAATTCCAAGGATTTCCTTGATCTTTGGAGGAGTATAGCAGAAGGCCTCGATTACTTCATCTACAGCAGCATACGGTGGGGTGAAGTAAGTTTCTCCGACACAGGAGTAATTCAGTTAAGAGTTGACACAAAAGCTCTTCTCCACATCTTTAGGCCCTTCTGTTCGAGACCTGAAGCTTTTCTCCCTTTCCTAAGTGAATCCCTGAGGCTGTTAACCATGAAGAAGTCAGATGCACAATACCTGCTGGAAATGTTAATGAATGACACGAGCAGCGACAATTGCCTAAAGCATCAAGGATTGCACCATGTAAATGCTAGACAGGCTGCAAAGATCTTAAGAAGCCGGAAGTTTGGTGGTTGA
- the LOC117843952 gene encoding calmodulin-binding protein 25, whose product MDAISCLPPPAALLATSFADAAIARALHFSISSADSASSSSSLSAPPPAAYYAPPHVTTTCCDSVLVADSPMAGRRQHKQQLAPAGGRAGKRRSRASKRAPTTYISTDPANFRIMVQQITGVQADIEMLHPTATTAIDAAAAVLMAADASASATVGAYGGNPLQLPVPGGDEASATLHHHQQLQQPCFPTLDSWNVMYERSELL is encoded by the coding sequence ATGGACGCCATCTCCTGcctgccgccaccggccgcgctcctggccacctccttcgccgacgccgccatcgCCCGCGCGCTCCACTTCTCCATCTCCTCCGCCgactccgcctcctcctcctcctccctctccgcgcCCCCGCCTGCTGCCTACTACGCGCCGCCGCACGTCACCACCACCTGCTGCGACTCCGTGCTGGTCGCCGACTCGCCGATGGCCGGGCGCCGCCAGCACAAGCAGCAgctggcgccggccggcgggcgcgcggggaaGCGCCGGTCCCGCGCGTCCAAGCGCGCCCCCACCACGTACATCAGCACCGACCCCGCCAACTTCCGGATCATGGTGCAGCAGATCACCGGCGTGCAGGCCGACATCGAGATGCTGCACCCGACGGCCACAACGGCgatcgacgcggcggcggccgtgctgaTGGCCGCGGACGCCAGCGCCAGTGCCACGGTTGGAGCGTATGGTGGGAACCCGCTGCAGCTGCCAGTGccaggcggcgacgaggcgtcGGCGACGCTTCACCATCATCAGCAGCTCCAGCAGCCGTGCTTCCCGACGCTGGACTCGTGGAACGTCATGTACGAGAGGAGCGAGCTGCTCTGA